A window of Hevea brasiliensis isolate MT/VB/25A 57/8 unplaced genomic scaffold, ASM3005281v1 Scaf57, whole genome shotgun sequence genomic DNA:
TAATTTTACTTTGTCATAAAAGCAAGTAACCATAGAACAAACCTATACAAAAATAGCAGTTTTTTTCCTATTAATTGATGTTCTCCatgtcttttctttttttttttttttttttttgcagtatGCAAAATCATAAagtctagttatatttcatttctCCATTTCTTTTGAACTTGGGAAAATAAattctaaaataatttacaatttcatgcaACATACAGCTTAACCAAAAAAAggcaaatataaaattaaaaaaaaaaagacggtGGGTTCACAATTGTCCACCATTTTTCATCTAGACAAGGAGAGTTGTTATCTTCATATGCACTCTTAGGCTTTGGCGGCTTCTTTGAACACAAGGATGACTGTGTTAAaccattcaatatttcttttgttaaattaatatttttgatTTGTTAAAAGTTTTGGTTGTAGATAAAACTCTATTTTTTTCCATGTGTTGTTCTACATTTTTCTTGTGAAGCTAGATTTATTGAATCTTATGTGGATAAAAGGTGGTTTTATCCATGAATTTTTTTTGAATATTTAATTTGACCCTCAAAAATTCATTTGAGAGAAAGCGtctagaattttattaaatttattaaataatgtcTTGTTGttgtaaatttttttatgttattttttaataaagttaTGGGTTTCATTATTAGAACTAGAATCGCATGAACTTTGATGGTTTTAATTTGGTGATGGTCTTAGAAAAGAACTTGTTGTCTAACATAAAATGCAATCAGTGCCTTAAAAAAAGGTGCACAAAATGATAAAATCAAGTAGCTCAAGTAGCCATCTAAATGGCTTTCATGTGTTAGTCATCAACTTTTCTATATTTAAGTTACTTTGATTTGATGGATGCATTATACATGCAACCTTATATTTAGGTTGCAACATATAGCAATGATAGAATAAATTTCTAATATTATACATGTTCATtgttaaagaaaaattataaagacCCAACACGTGAATTTAAATATATGGATTCAAACCCAAGTTCATACAGTCCTAAGATCTCCACCATATTTGTATCACTAGTCTATCATATAATCACatgaataacttgaattatatagATTAATTCACAGTCTAGATGTATACCTTATTATAGTAGAAGGATAAAATGCATCAAATTATTGAGGTTGAGAATACATTTAAAAGAAACCTAAGAACCAATTCCAAATAGTAACACTTTTGTTGCTATTCtaactaactttttttttttaagaagattgattatttataatttaatatgacCACCTTTGGCTAATGGACACAACTTTTCGTGTGGATACATCTCTATGTATGGATACAATTCTTTGTATAAATATAATTCTTTATAGTTACACGAGTTCattatttctttttaatatatattactatttaacaaaaTAGAAAACCATGGATTTGGGTTAACCTACATGGGTGACCTAATCCATATTTCCAACATCTCCCACTCACACATGATGGGTCAACTCTCattttaaattttgtaatttCATACTTTACAAATAAATCGTGTGACCAGTGCATACTTTGAGAGCTCAGTTGCTATATACCTGTTAGGATAATATAACATCTCGATTGATGCAGCTTATAGTAGATTAGTATGCAGCACCCTAGATCATTTATCATATTCAAATCCGTTTCGATCGTATTCGCATATCTTGAGTTTATAATTATGTTTTTATTACAAAGATAAACATAATTGGCTAGCTTATGAACGTAGACTAATGTGACAATTCTAATGATCTTTCTCTTTTCGTGATACTCTCAACTTTAATTTAACTTGCTTTTCTAGGAATGTCCCTCTAGGCCAAATCTTTCATAGTCCTTTGGCAACATCCTAAGATAGCAAACATTAAACTAAGTCTCGAATAACTAATTAGAGTCATGAGGATACTAGATAAAGATTCCTTATAACCTTTAGGGTCTCACACAATATTAAGTAGAGATCACACTTGCATTCCCCTTAATGAACACAAATTGCACATGTGGTATGAATCACATGCTATGGTATTTGCTCCTTTTCCATGGAGGTATGTCTTTATTAAATGCCATACAGATGATAGTTCTGACACcctaatgtctaattttgagttcacTTATCTATCTTTTACATCAGAACTCACATTTGACGTTCAAGATAGATAATGTGACTCAATCACATATGGTCAATGTAATTACTTAGCTTACAATGACCCTAGTTTCTTATCTCTTTTCCAAGGTGATGTTTCATGTAATAAGCTTAAACCTCTTTACATTATCATCACGTAAATAATAATAAGCTTATAACTGTATCATCCTCATGCACCGCTAAAGCTATGGAGGTGATTGCCTTTGTGAGAAGGCCAATCTTTTTATCTGTCCTACATACTTTTTGAGTTCTAATATATGTTCCAAACATATATGCACACATATGTACATGAATCGATAAAATAAGTTAGGCATATGAACATGTTTgggaaaaatataatataagtacATTAAAAACATCTAAGCAAACCCCAAGATTTAACAAGTCTATTGTATACTTCTTTTACGATAGGTTACCATATTATACATAGATGTGTACTTTACGTTCATCTTTTTTCTTTGCAATCATGTCTTTAACAAAATTATATTTATCAATATGCTATTAGATATCTTAGTACTCTCTTTATTGTTTTCCAATGTTGATGTCCTTAATCATATTGGTATCTACTAAGCAACCCAACAACGTAGCAGATATAATTGCATTATTAGAGGGGACTTATACCTTTTGCTCTCTTTTTGGTAAATTAACCAATTCACATACTTGGTTTGATTTCATAAACTTTTTTTCTATTGCCTTAATTCATTCATCCTTAGCAAGGCATATGAGGCCATTCATCCTTAGTAGGGCATATGAGGCCGGATATACTTGTTATCACCTTTACTTATTATCACCTTTTTCGTTATCTATGGAGTAATTGTAAATGCTTCTCCTTCGATCTCAAAATGATGATGGGAAACATTCATACAACTCAATCGTCACAATTGAGATTGATACATTGACTCATCAACTTTTATGTTACTCTTAATAGGACTAGAAATATACATTGGACTCTCTACAGGTTGTATTTTGATGGCAATTAAAACTTGTTTCATTGTCAATTGAAATACTCCCACTTAGAAAAGAATCCATTTGGATTTGTAAAGCGGAAGCGGCCTGGTCTGTAATTTCATATAAAGAGAGATCATAACCTATCTCGCCTTTGTCGAGAAGAATCATTCTTTAAGAATGTGAatcttatgattaaaatttattagttacCATGCCACTATCTTGTTTACCCATAAATACATGTCCTTTTGACTATTCTAAGTATCTTATAAAGATACATTTCCTTCCCCTTAGATCTAATTTCCATGTTTATGAGAAGGATTGTGAACAAAAATAGTACACCCTTAAGGTCTCAATAACACTTAAGTTAGGTTTTTAATGAGTCCTTATGCATATGGAAAGGACAAATGCAGTGGTAAGCAATTTATTGTCCCAATAGGTAATAGGCAAATTAAGAGCCTCTTACTCTTTCATGACATATGAatttttatattgatacataaatATAAACTGATATTAGACAATATGCAACAAATTCTAAATTCATATACATATTCTATACAATAATTAATTATGCtagcacttattccacattagacTTAGAATCGAAAGTTCACTATGTTCCCAACCATCTTCTAAAATTCTAACGTGCAATAaagttaatataattaattatgtaaggaactataatattaaattatgcaAATTCAAGATTCAACAATAAATACAATATCTAATATTGAAATACTTAATAGGCCCACATACGTATGTTTTATTTGGATAGTTGTTTACATATAAATAACTTTATAAAGAtattaacaaatatatatattcacatcaaataatttttttttcaatctctAATCTAATTAGATATATAAAATTCTAAAACAAATTTAAAAgctaaaattaattttcaataaagtcaattaaaactaaaattgaatttatcaaaatattaattttaatctgTCCCCATATAATTTTAGAAATTTCTTTTCTAAAGTATAAATGAATTAAACACTTTTAATTCCATTTCCTAATcatattagtaatattaattCCAAAACTATTTTGGAATTACtacaattaattttaatgatgaccattaaaactaattttaattgatttcatcaaattaatttatttgcCCCACTATTtgctatttttaattttataaacattttttctaaaattaaatattgaattaaacaatttgattcaataatttatttttcaattgtcctcaattaattttagaaactaatttccaaaatgaatattgaattaaacaatttaattcaataaattattCCTTCAATTACcatctaattaattttagaaattaatttctaaaattaatatagaATTAATTTAATTCTAATACCAAATAATTTACATGCCATCTTTTATTAATTCTTGAAAACAATATTTctagatttaatttaaattaaacactttaattcaaatctcaatttttacTAGAATTAAAAATTACTTGaattaacaatttaattcaagttcTAATTCCattagaatttaaaattataattctcaTTGAATTAAGCAATTTAATGCATGTCCTAATTGAATTAGATTTAAATTTCAaatctataattttttaattcaatagtcAAAAGGGAAAGTCAAGTGGCATTGATTGTAAATCATTGGAAGTTGCATATTTGTGATTTTCATTAACATCCATAGCAAAAAGAGAAGGTGGCATAGttgtaaatatatttaaaacaatGGCAACTATGTTAATGGCATAACTTGTAATTTCTTGAAAAACATGTGCAATGGGCTATGcctttcttcctcttccttctATTGAAGAATCATGATTTGCAAGACACCCATACAATGTCAGCATGGATTCAAACGATGTCGGCGTCTTTTGTTGGCAGTCACAACAGCCATGGCTGACTGTTGTAAAGCAAGCAACCTTCGCACATCCCGGCTGCTCCTTCCTCAATGCTTCACGCAACATTTCAGAtctgaaaacaattttcaaatcGCAAATTCCAATTATCCAAGATGCAGTGCCACCACCAGCTGAACATCCAGCAGCAATCCAAGACCACTGGTCATCAGCGCGCGTTTGGAATGTCCACCATTATGCAATGCTACTTGATCATGAAACTATTCTAGATGTAACACCACGTCACTGACAAGCGCAGTACCACATTACTGACAAGCCTAGCCAACGGAGCATAACAATgtagactatatatatatatgcatagcATACAGCAGCTACCATCAGCGTAGTTATATTTGAAATAGTCCTTTGCTTACAATTGTTCATGaacaaaatttccaaattcattttctcaaaaattcaatttttttttataatagaaaattaaattttctaGAATCTGAAATATTTATCAAGATTCAAAATCTCAAAACATTAAAACCCAGATTTGgaaataatgtaataaatttcaaaataattttggATAGAGAAAGAATTTATGGGAAGAACATAAATATTTATCCACATAATTTGATTCACAAATCAAcactaacaacaacaacaaccataataataatacatgctaTATACATGTTAATTAGACTAGAAAACAAATATTTAGGACTATGATACTAATGAAGACAAATTATAAAGACCCAACACATGGATTCAAATATATGGATCCTAACCCAAATTCATACAACCCTAAGATCTCCACCATATTTATATCACTAGTCCACCATATAATCACATGAGTAACATGAACTATATAGATTAGTACACAGTCTAAATGTATACCTTATTATTGTAGAAAGATAAAATGCACCAAATTACTAAGGTTGAGAATACCTTTAAAAGAAGCCTAAGAACTAATTCCAAATACTAACACTTTTGTTACTATTCTAACCAACTTCTTTTTTCTTAAgactatttataatttaatatgacCACCTTTGACTAATGGACACAACTCTTTGTATGGATACATCTCTATCTATGGATACAACTTTATGTATGGATATAACTCTTTGTATAAATACAATTCTTTGTTGTTACACAGGTTCATTACttccttttaatatatattttatttcacaAAATAGAAAACCATGGATCCGAGTTGACTCACTTGGGTGAATAGATCCATATTTCCAACAATTGTGGATGCAGTTATGACTTGTAGACCATTATCAAGAAAGGAAACAAAAGGGTTTGGTCTTAGACATAGAACCATGTTGATGTTGAGCATGTATTTTGAAATGATAATGCTGCTTGAGCACTTAAAAGTATCAGAGAGAATGATCACCTCTcgcaaaataaatataaattaatgtttCAAAAATATTGATGCATTTATTCGTGATGATACGGCATGTGTTAGGCACACAATTTACACATTAGGTGGAATGCTTGGAAACATTGGACGCCAAAAAAATACTAAGAACATGCTTCTTGAAGAAAGGGTAGCACTTTTCTTGAACATTTTGGCTCCTAaagagaaaaattaaaatgatcaaCCATAGATTGAAGCAATCATAAGAAATCGTTAATAGGCATTTCCGCAAGGTGTTGAGGATGGTGTTATGGTTATATGAAGTTTTATTGAAGATTCCTTATCCAGTTCTTGAAAATTGTATAGATGATAGATGGAAATGGTTTTAAGGTACATTATCAGAACACATTGTACATTATTGATTGGACAAGATTTGCGTAATTCATACTATATATTTAACTTTTGAGTTGTTTTAATTGTTAGAATTGCTTAGGAGAATTAGAGGGAATATATATGAAGGTCAAAATACCAGAAAATGCAAAATCAAGATGTCGAACAAGAAAAGGAGAGCGAGTAACAAATGTTTTAAGAGTATGCTTAAGATATATGCAATTCATTTATATTTTACCTGAATAAGAAGGGTCAGCTACTGATGAGAGAATACTTAGAGATGCTGTTAACAGAAGACAACCATTAAAAGTATTTCATGGTAAGGcaaaatatataattcaataatgctaatctaaattttaaaaaataaaaaagttactAAGCATTTTTTTCTAATGTATTTAGACTATTATTATCCTGTTGATGTTAGTTATACCAATTGCAAATGATTTCTTGGTCCTTATAAAGAGCAATGGTATCACCTAAATGAGTGGAGAAATGGCCGTGATTCTACAAGTCCAGAAGAATTTTTTAACATTAAGCATTTTGCTGATAGGAATGTTAACGATAGATGTTTTGGTCTACTTAAAATGAGATGGAAGATTCCTTTGAATACATGTAATTATGGAATTAATGCACATGCAGATATCAGCAAGTGTATGTCCTTTTATTAATATATGCtgtgcatttttttttttcaagtttagTCGAGTAAGTTGACCCCATTCAAGCAGATCCGCCCCTGGATATTATAACTGCTTGTTTTCTTCTTCACAATCTCATTAGAAAGGAAATGTTATGTGACGCTTTGGAAGTTGCATTAGAAGCAGTAATGGAGCAAAATGTAGCACAAGGACATGGTAAAGAAAATTACATTGATAGATTATACCCTTCAACTGAGTAGCAAATATAGAGATATGATTTGGCTAAGGAAATGTTCGAAAATTGGAGAGCACATAGGGCTATTCATTAGTTGTTGTAGCCTATTGTGTGTTGATTGTGCATTCATATGAATATCTTTTCACGTTGTTTATTTGTCAATTTGTTGAAATTGACAACAATCGAGGTATCTAATATTgctttcattaaaaaaatattgaatatattatttgaatgagttttgtTAGCATGTTAATATTTGATCTTGTAATTTATATTTTCATGATTTTGGTTCATGGTTTTAATTGGCTATAGCATGAGTAACTCTAAACAAGTTGGAGGTAAAGCCAAGAATAAAGCTCCTAGAAGAATATGGACCAAAGAGGAGGATATGTGCATGACTCAAATTTTACCAACAGTGCACCATGAAGGAAAGTATAAAGAAGGTGATTTCAAACCAGGTTATTTGCTTGAATTGAAGAATCGAATGACTCAAAAAGTGCTTGAAAGTGCTTTCAAAGCCATTCATATAGATTCTAGATTGTCTTATTTGAAAATACAATTTTATGCTCTTCATGAAATTAAGGAGAAATGTAATGGATTTGGATTGTATAATGAGCAAAAAATGATCACAGATGATAGAACTGTATTTAATGAATGAGTAAAGGTGATATTGTTTCatccatttttattatttttttatagagTCGTAAGGATGCAAAAGGGTTTTCAGGAAACCTTgtgttttttatgatatttttgaaGAGATTTATGCTAAAGATAGAGCAACTGGAGCTAGTGCTGCAAATGATACTAGTTGACTCGAAGCATAAATGAATCAATCTATTAATTGTGTAAATGAAAGTTTCCTATAGATGATAATGTCAATGGACAATGCAGTGGAACATCTCAGAAGGCACCATTTGGGAGTAGCAAGCAAAAGCGAAAACATAAAGAAATTGAAAATTGCAAGGACAATTTATGGACATGATGCAACATAGTATAAAACATGACCAAGAGGTAATGAGTCAATTATTAAGCACTCTTTCATAAGATGACAGGAACGATAGGACTAAACTTCGACAAGCACTTGATGAGATTTCTAAGTTGACAGCATTAGAGATTCTACATGCCATGAAAGCAACGACTTCTAATAATGTGTCTAATGTTCTTGAGTTTGGAAGATGTGAATGAAAAGTTTGAATTTGTCCACATGATCCTAGATTTTATTTAGATAATAGTCATATATCTGTTGAAAATATCTGCCAGTTTTTGAACACTACTTATATAGTAGTTATATAGCAGTTCATAGCGGAatgtatatataatataaaacaaGTATATTCTATAATTACTtggtttaaaataaaataagattacttttgttataaaaaaaaaagtgatttaacaaaattttaaaatttatcttattaaatttttataaaatgataCTTTTATCAGAATAatcaattatgaaaaattttattgacttaatgaaaaaaataaattttttttaatatcttaaattatcatttttttcgcaacatcttaaattttaattaaataatatattttaaatgtaaaatgtaaataaatatatcttatttaattttatttataatattttttaacattATTAAAAAATAGTATATATGTTTTTTATgtgaaattttatttcttttattatgttaataaatttttcataattaattattttatgaaaaaaagtatcattttataaaaattaaataatataaaaaaaattattaaatcacCTTATTTGTAACAGAGTAATATTTACTTTATCTTTAACCAAATAACCATAGAATACATCACAACAAAACAACTATTTTGCTGCCAAGGCCATCATAATTTATGTGTATCATTATTTATGTACTAGGTAAAAGACTGTGTTGCCCATAGACATCTTTTTTATGTTATTGAATTGTTATTAGATTTgttgatatttattttttttatttcataataataaaaaataaattaaattccataaaatattcatataattaatgttttaaatgaattttttttctttattttacttttttaaattaaattattaatactttttttaacaaaaaaacaTTACAAATTTACATGATATCCTTCATTCATACAAGTACACCAAACACATTTAACTATTCCAGGCTTAACTGTTACTCTTTCTTTCATGGGTAGTACCAAACATAGTTAACAAGATTAATTGTTGCATTTGTAATTGTTACAATATTAACTATTGTAACGGTTAAACACCATTCTGTTCACCCCGTACCAAAGGCACTCTAAATATAATCGATTTCTCAAAAGTAAAAATTTCTCAATCTCGGCTCTACTTAGACAACTCTCAGAAAAGATTGATAAGCACAAATTTTTCTAGTTTGAATCTTATCTTTTAACAAGATAAACAAATTCCAAATAACAAAAACAGACAACAATAAATCCTGGGAACTGCACCGAGAACTTCATCGTGCAGCTTGTGCCTGTGCATGTTCTAAAAGCTGACTGACTAACTTGTAAGTGCGCCCTGATAGTGCCTTGGTGTGATCTATCAACTGCTCATACCTGTAGTGAGGAAAAGTTGCAAAACGTTGTTTTAGCCATTTCAGCAAAATAAAGGGAAAACAAAACCAATGATAAAGATCGAGAGCAATGGCATTAAATAAGAGAAGAAAAGACCAAGTGGATTAACACTGATAAGATTTAATGAACAACAAGCGCTATTGTTTTATGAATCTATCAGTAATCTTACACGTTGGGATGATTAGGCTCCATGATTACAGTTCCTGATTTGGAATCAATCTTAGCATCAAGCTTTGAGTTTCGTATGAGATTCACAATCCATCTCTCAGCCTCCTCATAATTCAAGTTCAATTTCTCTGCAAGGACTCTGCAATGAACAGAAAATTAGTTAAAGTGTAATAAACAAAGAGAAGCATTAAAGTTTAATGCAAGATGCAAAATTGTGTCCCAATTCCCAAGCATAATTAAGGCTATAGTGTGCTTGATGATCCAAATATTAACTGACCCCAATTTTCAAATATAGTGCAGAGAACCTCAGCTATTACAGTAGGGCACAAGATATTCATCTCTCAACTGAAAAATAAAGACACGTGGCATATTAATTATTGGCGCATCTACTATAAACTTTACCTTATACAAGAGCATGCCTCGTAGTCTTTAGATCAAATATTTGCATAGAGTTTTGtgtataattatttcaattatacaTACACATTAATTGACCCTACATAAATCTCGGTATAAATATCTTATCTAAAAAATACTAGAATCATTCACACATAAGGTCGAGCTGGTATTAGCTATACCCATTGAAAAATACAAGTGAAAATATAACcatcaaattgaaaaatttttagtttttccggttttcttttcctttccttaCGTTCACTGTTTATTAAAAATGTGTTGGATTCTTGAATCTAAGTTTATTTACCCCATGAAAAGAAAAATTCGACATTCCCCAAAATCATATTAAATATTTAGTTACATCCCCTAAGAAGAGGTGAATTCTCGTGTCAAATATTTCCATTTGCGAAGCTTCGCTAACACATCCAGTAAGTCTGTGCTTACCCCATGTCAATACGTTGATGTATACGGCAATAAGTTTCGAAGATAAATAGGCGGGCATTTTCAAGGAACTCATCTCTCAGTGGAACAGTAGAAAAGTTGCCATCTTCAACTTGTTTGCCAAGGAACGGATCATTTAAAATTACCTACAATGAAGCAACAAATTACAGCAGGCCTAGGTATAACATACAAAAATGAATCTATTCAGAAGAACTTACAACCATAATCTAACAGTGATACCAGCTAAAACCCACTCACTCCCCCTCACACTCTCAACCCTTCTTCCCCAACACATCCCCACCCCCTAAAAAAGGTAAAAGgatagatagagagagagagagagagagagagagagagagagagagagagagagagaaccaaATAGAATATATAGGGTATCCCAAAAAAGGGGCAAACTTTCAGTAagagaaatatgcttaaatgtcTTTGTTAATGTATTGAAAGACAATCACATTGGGTACAGGAAGCTTACTTCTTCACACTCTCTCATCTTCTTTTGTGCCCCATCAAAGTCATAATCAACATACACAGAGGCTAAAAATTCTGTGATGGGATCTTTGTACGAGTGCTGCTCTTGCTGCACCACTTTTATAAAGTCTTTGAATTGAGGTCTTCTCCTTTTGTTGACAATGAATGCAGTTGCTAGGTACCTCAAAAGATGGGGAGCATTGGTTTGAATAGCATTGagatacctgaaaaagaacaacaaTATTCCATTTTCTAGAGGAGATATACAAGAAAAACTTAAGTAAACAAAATAGGTCTACAGATTTAAATAGTGCAAAAGATAATATATTCAAGTGCTATGGGATCTCACTTAACATTGCACTGCTGCATCGTTGTAAGCATAGTGCAGTTTAAATAATCTCTGCTAATTATCTGATCCACAATAGAGAAGGCAACCAAATGCTACCATATAAAAccatttcataaaaataaaagttGAATATCCATATTTCAGTTATCATATAACAAATTAATGCAGTAAAAATAGATGCACCAAACGCTGTAATTGCAGTTGTTCCTATCTATAAGGACATGCAAGCAGTACAAGTATGCTGCTAGTCAGGCCGTATGCTTAGCACCATAATATCCCAGCAGCAAAGGACCGAGCATTAGTTTCTGAAATTCTGCAACCTACTTCTGCAGTTAGAAGTTAACAATTCATAAAATCTACTCTTGACACATCTACTTGCCAACAGAAGCTGCAATATATTAGTTCAATGAAATAGCATATTAATGGAAGACTTTCCAGACATACAGACAGTTAAAATGTCCAGACAACCATTTCACAAAAAGCTTCAACCATTGCGCCTTCCCCCACCccacccccccccaaaaaaaaaaaaaaaaaaaaaaaaaactcatgaaATGTCTTGAGAAACAAATTAAATCTAGAAATTCAACAAATACCACAGAGAAAAGAAAGGATAAACTGTACTTGTCCTGATTAAACAAGTCAATAATCTGTGTTCTTCCATTGTCATGGTTGAAAAAGATGAAAAGACTCCAATGCATCAACCATACTCGACTTTGCATCTGATTCAATAGTGATGAGAAACTCTG
This region includes:
- the LOC110639241 gene encoding eukaryotic translation initiation factor 3 subunit E, which produces MATYDLTPRIAPNLDRHLVFPLLEFLQERQLYPEEQIFKSKIELLNKTNMVDYAMDIHKSLYHTEDVPQDMVDRRAEVVARLKALEEGAAPLVAFLQNANAVQELRSDKQYNLQMLNERYQIGPEQIEALYQYAKFQFECGNYSGAADYLYQYGALCTNSERSLSALWGKLAAEILMQNWDIALEELNRLKEIIDSKSFSSLLNQMQSRVWLMHWSLFIFFNHDNGRTQIIDLFNQDKYLNAIQTNAPHLLRYLATAFIVNKRRRPQFKDFIKVVQQEQHSYKDPITEFLASVYVDYDFDGAQKKMRECEEVILNDPFLGKQVEDGNFSTVPLRDEFLENARLFIFETYCRIHQRIDMGVLAEKLNLNYEEAERWIVNLIRNSKLDAKIDSKSGTVIMEPNHPNVYEQLIDHTKALSGRTYKLVSQLLEHAQAQAAR